A single genomic interval of Scylla paramamosain isolate STU-SP2022 chromosome 12, ASM3559412v1, whole genome shotgun sequence harbors:
- the LOC135105385 gene encoding cuticle protein AM1199-like — translation MQLALLVCLVAAATAAPQFFGRFGRPYYGDGRHIAILSQSQEGPDGARFRYGFQTENGINVEARGTPGSKGQSNIDGSFSFPFPEGGIGSVSYVADENGYRPVSPLIPTPHPLPAHAIEQIRFAQSQGRFG, via the exons ATGCAGCTC GCTCTCCTCGTGTGCCTGGTggccgccgccactgccgcccCGCAGTTCTTCGGGCGATTCGGGCGCCCTTATTACGGCGACGGAAGACACATCGCTATCCTGTCACAGTCTCAGGAGGGTCCTGACGGCGCCAGGTTCCGCTACGGATTCCAGACGGAGAACGGCATCAACGTGGAGGCACGGGGCACTCCTGGATCCAAGGGCCAGAGCAACATCGACGGCAGCTTCAG CTTTCCTTTCCCTGAGGGAGGCATCGGCAGTGTGAGCTACGTGGCTGACGAGAATGGCTACCGCCCAGTGTCCCCGCTCATCCCCACGCCTCATCCACTCCCCGCCCACGCCATCGAGCAGATTCGCTTCGCCCAGAGCCAGGGCAGATTTGGCTAA
- the LOC135105386 gene encoding cuticle protein AM1199-like, giving the protein MQLALLVCLVAAATAAPQFFGRFGRPYYGDGKHIAILSQSQEGPDGARFRYAFQTENGINVEARGTPGSKGQSNIDGSFSFPFPEGGTGSVSYVADENGYRPESPLIPTPHPLPAHAIEQIRFAQSQGRSG; this is encoded by the exons ATGCAGCTC GCTCTCCTCGTATGCCTGGTggccgccgccactgccgcccCGCAGTTTTTTGGGCGATTCGGGCGCCCTTATTACGGCGACGGCAAACACATCGCTATCCTGTCACAGTCTCAGGAGGGTCCTGACGGCGCCAGGTTCCGCTACGCATTCCAGACGGAGAACGGCATCAACGTGGAGGCGCGGGGCACTCCTGGATCCAAGGGCCAGAGCAACATCGACGGCAGCTTCAG CTTTCCTTTCCCTGAGGGAGGCACCGGGAGTGTGAGCTACGTGGCTGACGAGAATGGCTACCGCCCAGAGTCCCCGCTCATCCCCACGCCTCACCCACTCCCCGCCCACGCCATTGAACAGATTCGCTTCGCTCAAAGCCAGGGCAGATCAGGCTGA
- the LOC135105387 gene encoding cuticle protein AM1199-like, which yields MQLALLVCLVAAATAAPQFFGRFGRPYYGDGRHIAILSQSQEGPDGARFRYGFQTENGINVEARGTPGSKGQSNIDGSFSFPFPEGGIGSVSYVADENGYRPVSPLIPTPHPLPAHAIEQIRFAQSQGRFG from the exons ATGCAGCTC GCTCTCCTCGTGTGTCTGGTggccgccgccactgccgcccCGCAGTTCTTCGGCCGATTCGGGCGCCCTTATTACGGCGACGGAAGACACATCGCTATCCTGTCGCAGTCTCAGGAGGGTCCTGACGGCGCCAGGTTCCGCTACGGATTCCAGACGGAGAACGGCATCAACGTGGAGGCACGGGGAACTCCTGGATCCAAGGGCCAGAGCAACATCGACGGCAGCTTCAG CTTTCCTTTCCCCGAGGGAGGCATCGGCAGTGTGAGCTACGTGGCTGACGAGAATGGCTACCGCCCAGTATCCCCGCTTATCCCCACGCCTCACCCACTCCCCGCCCACGCCATCGAGCAGATTCGCTTCGCCCAGAGCCAGGGCAGGTTTGGCTAA